One Drechmeria coniospora strain ARSEF 6962 chromosome 01, whole genome shotgun sequence genomic region harbors:
- a CDS encoding cell division control protein 3, whose amino-acid sequence MDHRNIVRRKLTGYVGFANLPNQWHRKSVRKGFNFNVMVVGESGLGKSTLVNTLFNTSLYPPKERKGPSLDIIPKTVTIQSISADIEEAGVRLRLTVVDTPGFGDFVNNDESWRPIVDNIEQRFDAYLDAENKVNRMNIVDNRIHACVFFIQPTGHSLKPLDIEVMRRLHTKVNLIPVIAKSDTLTDEEITSFKARILADIKYHGIQIFEGPRYELDDEETIAENNEIMSKVPFAVVGATNEIKSADGRPVRGREYPWGIIEVDNEEHCDFVKLRQMLIRTHMEELKEHTNNLLYENYRTDKLIAMGVSQDPSVFKEVNPAVKQEEERALHEQKLAKMEAEMKMVFQQKVAEKESKLKQSEEELYARHREMKEQLERQRLELEDKKNRIESGRPLEKEGKRKGFSLR is encoded by the exons ATGGACCACAGAAACATTGTGCGGAGAAAGCTGACTGGTTACGTTGGGTTCGCCAACCTCCCCAACCAGTGGCACCGCAAGAGTGTCCGTAAGGGCTTTAACTTCAATGTCATGGTTGTTG GCGAGTCTGGACTTGGAAAGTCCACATTGGTCAACACGCTCTTCAACACTTCCCTGTATCCCCCAAAGGAGCGCAAGGGACCTAGCCTTGACATCATTCCCAAAACCGTGACCATTCAATCCATTAGCGCCGACATCGAGGAAGCTGGCGTCCGCCTTCGCTTGACAGTTGTGGACACgcccggcttcggcgactTCGTTAACAACGATGAGTCGTGGCGCCCCATTGTAGACAACATTGAGCAGCGGTTCGACGCCTACCTGGATGCGGAGAACAAAGTCAACCGCATGAACATTGTCGACAACCGGATTCACGCTTGCGTCTTTTTCATCCAGCCCACGGGCCACTCCCTGAAGCCTCTTGACATTGAGGTCATGCGACGACTTCACACCAAGGTCAATCTTATTCCCGTCATTGCCAAGTCCGACACTCTTACGGACGAGGAAATCACAAGCTTCAAGGCCAGG atcctcgccgacatcaAATACCACGGCATTCAAATTTTTGAAGGCCCTCGGTATGAGCTTGACGATGAAGAAACAATTGCCGAGAACAACGAGATCATGTCCAAGGTTCCGTTTGCCGTTGTAGGTGCCACCAACGAGATCAAGtctgccgacggccgcccgGTCCGTGGTCGTGAATATCCTTGGGGCATCATCGAGGTGGATAACGAGGAGCACTGCGATTTTGTAAAGCTCCGCCAAATGTTGATTCGAACTCACATGGAGGAGTTGAAAGAGCACACCAATAACCTCCTCTATGAGAACTACCGCACAGATAAACTGATCGCCATGGGCGTCTCTCAAGATCCTAGCGTCTTCAAGGAGGTCAACCCTGCAGTAAAGCAAGAGGAGGAACGAGCCCTTCACGAGCAGAAGCTCGCCAAGATGGAGGCCGAGATGAAGATGGTCTTCCAGCAGAAGGTTGCCGAGAAAGAGAGCAAGCTCAAGCAATCCGAAGAGGAGCTCTATGCTCGACACCGGGAGATGAAGGAACAGCTCGAGCGCCAACGCCTAGAGCTTGAAGACAAAAAGAATCGTATCGAGAGCGGACGGCCGTTGGAGAAGGAAGGCAAGCGTAAGGGTTTCTCGCTGCGCTAG
- a CDS encoding ferrochelatase precursor → MMALRLSTQRLTREVLKGTPFRPSFPLLESQRRHFATPSTTVAAHDAVGSKGPTAMVFLNMGGPSTTDEVGDFLSRLFADGDLIPLGRLQSYIGPLISTRRTPKIQKQYAAIGGGSPIRKWTEYQNAEMCKILDKISPETAPHKPYVAFRYADPLTEEMYNKLLQDGFGNGRGGRAVAFTQYPQYSCSTTGSSLNELWKWRHRLEGKAASGDDGSISWSVIDRWPAHHGLVEAFAQNIEAKLAEYPEERRKQVVLLFSAHSLPMSVVNRGDPYPSEVAATVHAVMQRLNFSNPYRLCWQSQVGPSAWLGPQTATTVEQYIAKGQKDLVLIPIAFTSDHIETLYELDTEVIGECGHADTVKRADSLNGSPVFIQALADIAKDHLRSGNACSLQMGLRCPGCKSDRCLESKKFFSGQQANIYPIGSKATAL, encoded by the exons ATGATGGCATTACGACTGTCCACGCAGCGACTTACCAGAGAGGTCTTGAAAGGCACCCCCTTCCGTCCCAGTTTTCCTCTGCTCGAGAGTCAGCGCAGACACTTTGCGACGCCATCGACAACGGTAGCAGCACATGATGCCGTGGGATCGAAGGGGCCGACCGCCATGGTTTTCCTGAACATGGGAGGCCCTTCAACCACAGATGAAGTCGGCGATTTCTTGAGCCGACTTTTT GCAGACGGTGACTTGATTCCCCTCGGACGACTTCAATCATACATCGGTCCGTTgatctcgacgaggcggacgccCAAGATCCAGAAACAGTACGCGGCCATCGGAGGAGGTTCCCCAATTCGAAAATGGACCGAATACCAAAACGCCGAGATGTGCAAAATTCTGGACAAGATCTCACCCGAGACGGCGCCGCACAAGCCGTATGTGGCCTTTCGTTACGCCGACCCGCTTACAGAGGAAATGTACAACAAGCTTCTGCAAGACGGTTTTGGAAATGGCAGGGGCGGCAGGGCCGTTGCGTTTACGCAGTATCCCCAGTACTCTTGTTCAACCACAGGAAGCAGCTTGAACGAGCTGTGGAAGTGGCGACACCGCCTGGAGGGTAAGGCAGCCTCTGGTGACGACGGCTCTATATCGTGGAGCGTCATCGACAGGTGGCCAGCTCATCACGGTTTGGTCGAGGCTTTCGCCCAAAATATCGAGGCCAAGCTAGCAGAATACCCAGAGGAAAGACGGAAGCAAGTGGTTTTGCTGTTTTCGGCACACAGCTTGCCCATGTCGGTTGTGAACAGAG GCGATCCATACCCTAGCGAGGTCGCTGCAACCGTGCACGCGGTCATGCAGCGCTTGAATTTTTCGAACCCCTATCGCCTCTGCTGGCAGTCTCAGGTCGGCCCATCGGCCTGGCTTGGTCcccagacggcgacgacggtcgaaCAGTACATCGCCAAGGGCCAGAAGGATCTCGTGCTTATCCCTATCGCGTTTACTTCGGATCACATCGAAACTCTGTACGAGCTGGACACCGAGGTCATCGGTGAATGTGGCCATGCCGACACGGTCAAGCGCGCAGACAGCCTCAATGGCAGTCCTGTCTTCATCCAAGCTCTGGCCGATATCGCCAAGGATCATCTCAGGAGCGGGAATGCTTGCTCACTGCAGATGGGACTGCGTTGCCCCGGCTGCAAGAGTGACAGATGCCTTGAATCTAAAAAGTTCTTTTCTGGTCAGCAAGCAAATATATATCCCATAGGCAGCAAGGCAACGGCCTTGTGA
- a CDS encoding ku70 protein → MAGRNQDWKREDEDDGEQDMIDDSNYKAQKDAIILAIDVRDSMSTPPPAAASNAKKADKDSPLEAALKCAYRLMEQRIISNPKDMMGILLFGTKKTKSSIDSNGRGGLGYPNCYLLVDLDIPSADDVRALKALVEDGEDEDGVLIPSVESTSMSNVLFCANQIFTTRAANFGSRRLFIITNNDDPHSGDKAATSAAAVRAKDLYDLGVTIDLFPINLGDSKFNLSKFYDQDIIYRDPLADANTPAIPVSTSGQSLSLLNSLTSNILSKQAPKRSLFSNVPFEIAPGLRISVKGYNVLHRQTPARTCYIWTGGDKPQLVSGETLRIAEDTTRTVEKQEIRKAYKFGDEYVYFSTEEQKSLRDFGAPIIRIIGFKPRSLLPVWASIKKSTFIFPSEEDYVGSSRVFAALWTKLCMDDKVGIAWCILRANSQPILAAVVPSKERSDEDSATPYLPSGLWIWPLPFADDMREIRAPGELIRSSDALKSKARTIIQQLQLPKGIYNPSKYPNPSLQWHYKILKALALEEEVPDKAEDATEPKYKAILKRAGGYLQEWYGQLEQEAGRAVAARGLKREATDSIPQRSQKQARTASSMPVGTSLTLAQLKAAVESGGITKMTVAQLRDLAGSKGLNTGGKKMELVERIEQWMEEAA, encoded by the exons ATGGCAGGACGCAACCAAGACTGGAAGAGagaagatgaagatgatggCGAGCAGGACATGATCGATGACTCT AACTACAAGGCACAGAAGGATGCCATCATCTTGGCGATCGATGTCCGTGATtccatgtcgacgccgccaccggcggcTGCCTCAAACGCCAAAAAGGCAGACAAAGATAGCCCGCTGGAGGCTGCCCTGAAATGCGCCTATCGTTTGATGGAGCAGCGCATCATCTCCAACCCCAAGGATATGATGGGTATACTGCTCTTTGGCACCAAGAAAACCAAGTCCTCGATTGATAGCAACGGTCGCGGCGGCCTGGGGTACCCCAATTGCTACCTTCTTGTAGATTTGGACATTCCTTCTGCAGATGATGTTCGGGCCTTGAAGGCccttgtcgaggacggtgaggacgaggatggtgtATTGATTCCATCCGTCGAAAGCACCTCGATGTCCAACGTCCTTTTTTGTGCAAATCAAATCTTTACCACCAGAGCAGCCAATTTTGGCAGTCGCCGTCTTTTCATCATTACCAACAACGATGACCCGCACTCTGGAGACAAGGCGGCCACCTCAGCTGCCGCTGTGCGTGCCAAGGACCTGTATGATTTGGGGGTGACTATCGATCTCTTCCCGATCAATCTGGGCGATTCGAAGTTCAACCTTTCCAAGTTCTATGAT CAGGACATCATCTACCGTGATCCTCTGGCGGATGCCAACACACCGGCCATTCCGGTATCCACGTCAGGCCAAAGCCTCTCGTTACTCAACTCCCTCACTTCGAATATACTCTCCAAACAGGCGCCAAAGCGGTCACTTTTCTCCAACGTTCCTTTTGAAATCGCTCCTGGCTTGCGAATTTCCGTCAAGGGCTATAATGTCCTTCACCGGCAGACCCCTGCGAGGACCTGCTACATCTGGACTGGCGGAGACAAGCCTCAACTTGTGTCAGGCGAAACGTTGAGAATTGCCGAGGACACGACAAGGACAGTCGAGAAGCAAGAAATCAGGAAAGCCTACAAATTTGGAGACGAATATGTATACTTTTCAACCGAGGAGCAGAAGTCGCTGCGAGACTTTGGCGCCCCTATCATTCGCATTATCGGCTTCAAGCCCCGCAGCCTCCTGCCGGTATGGGCTAGCATTAAGAAGTCAACTTTTATTTTCCCCAGCGAAGAGGACTATGTGGGTTCAAGCCGGGTCTTTGCGGCTCTCTGGACGAAGCTGTGCATGGATGACAAAGTTGGCATTGCATGGTGCATCTTGCGAGCCAATTCGCAGCCGATACTGGCCGCTGTCGTCCCGTCCAAAGAGCGTTCCGACGAAGACTCTGCGACTCCCTACTTGCCGTCTGGGCTCTGGATATGGCCCCTTCCGTTTGCTGATGATATGAGAGAGATCCGAGCACCTGGAGAGCTTATTCGAAGCTCGGATGCGTTGAAGTCGAAAGCAAGGACTATCATTCAACAACTGCAACTACCAAAGGGCATATACAACCCTTCGAAATACCCCAACCCCTCCCTACAATGGCACTACAAGATTCTCAAGGCTCTGGCACTCGAGGAGGAAGTACCGGACAAGGCAGAAGACGCGACGGAGCCCAAGTACAAAGCCATTCTTAAGCGAGCGGGTGGCTACCTGCAGGAATGGTATGGGCAGCTGGAACAAGAAGCAGGGAGGGCCGTGGCCGCAAGAGGTTTGAAGCGCGAAGCTACTGACAGCATCCCACAACGTTCACAGAAGCAAGCGAGGACTGCTTCATCAATGCCCGTTGGCACATCACTGACGCTAGCACAGCTCAAGGCTGCCGTGGAGAGCGGAGGTATCACAAAGATGACGGTGGCACAGTTGAGAGACTTGGCAGGATCCAAAGGACTTAACACTGGCGGTAAGAAGATGGAGCTGGTGGAGAGAATAGAACAATGGATGGAGGAAGCTGCCTAG